A window of Kribbella sp. NBC_00382 genomic DNA:
GGCTCGGAAAGCTGGTGCAGGCGGGCGGCGGTGTGGCGGCGGAGGTGCCAATAGCCGAGGAGGCACATCTCCGGGAAGACGACCAACTGGGCGCCCTCGGCGACGGCCTGGTGGGCGAGGCGGGTGATGGTTTCGAGGTTGCGGTCCGGGCGATCGGGGACGGCTTCGAACTGGACGACGGCACTGCGGAAGGTGCTCACGACACCCAGGAAAGCGTGGATATTCCATGCCGTCCAATAGCAATGAGGTGGTGATCCATATCCTGAGGTTATGGATCTCAAGCTGCTGCGGGCCTTCGTGACGGTGGCGCGGTGTGGGAATTTCGGTGCCGCGGCCGGTGAGTTGGCGACGAGTCAGCCGGCGCTGACCAAGCAGATCCAGCAGCTCGAACGGCGGTTGGCCTCAACACTCTTCGATCGCGGGCGGCACGGTGCCCGGCTGACGGCCGCAGGCGAGTTGCTGCTGCCTGACGCCTTGGAAGTACTCGGCCGGGCTGAGGCGTTCGAGCGGCGGGCCGCGCAGATCGCTCTCGGTGTCGAAGGAGCGCTGGCGATCGGCTTTGGGATGTCCGGCATCGAGCTGGCGCCACGAGCGGTCGCGCTGTTCCGGAGCCGCTATCCGCGGGTGGAGGTGACGCTGGATGACATGTCGTCGGCCGTCCAGTACGAGCGCCTGCTGGCAGGGAGTCTCCAGGTCGGCCTAGTCCGGCTCCCGGTGCCGCCCGGCCTCAAACACCTTCGGCTGCAGAAGGACCGGCTGGCACTCGTAGTACCGGCTGGTGAGGTTGTCCCGGCCGGGTTGGCGACTTGGCTCGACCAGCGGCCGCTCGTACGTCTCGTACCTGAGCGTGGACCGGGCCTGACAACCCAGACCACCAACCTGTACTCCGTACTAGGCTGCCGGCCGCTAGTGCTGCAGGAGGCTGCCGACCTGCAAACGGTGCTCGCATTGGTGGCTGCTGGGGTGGGGCAGGCCGTAGTACCGGCGAGCAGTGCTGCGATTGC
This region includes:
- a CDS encoding LysR family transcriptional regulator encodes the protein MDLKLLRAFVTVARCGNFGAAAGELATSQPALTKQIQQLERRLASTLFDRGRHGARLTAAGELLLPDALEVLGRAEAFERRAAQIALGVEGALAIGFGMSGIELAPRAVALFRSRYPRVEVTLDDMSSAVQYERLLAGSLQVGLVRLPVPPGLKHLRLQKDRLALVVPAGEVVPAGLATWLDQRPLVRLVPERGPGLTTQTTNLYSVLGCRPLVLQEAADLQTVLALVAAGVGQAVVPASSAAIAPAAVRFIPIPGEAATWWTGAAWNPAFPSPLVSHFLTAANQIADQPSPRSG